In Sphingobacteriaceae bacterium, one genomic interval encodes:
- a CDS encoding choice-of-anchor J domain-containing protein: MRTKQIIFSFCALLIFTFLFQSCKKKEKDPVPEPVTFTPTPDKKIVIFDIKNKYGLNPNQNYKFTDDSLLYCTVIADEVSGNFFKELFVKDGAGAIRIKLTSNTNLIIGDSIKINLKGAYLNDEFDLIQLDSVNPATMITKIASGKFVQPEVMTIVDLISNSNPVYNSQSRLVRIENVEFVNLSFPTFADPVLFTAKNHSIQACGSFPKLAVRTSGYANFAGTTPPTGNGSMIAIVSQFGSEVQLRIRKLSEVSMTGTLCNTVYLSKNFEDLSLTSGGWTQQAVSGSVPWKTGTFNSLNFASCNNYSAGVNSACESWLISPAINLSASSSPNLYFQNACKFNGPAVEVYVSTNYNTGLPNTASWTQVFPTLSTGNFVYVNSGSISLSAYKTTNTRIGFKYIGSNVDGREWQIDDITVKEN; this comes from the coding sequence ATGAGAACAAAACAAATTATTTTTAGCTTTTGTGCGTTATTAATTTTTACATTTTTATTTCAATCTTGCAAGAAAAAAGAAAAAGATCCGGTTCCGGAACCCGTAACTTTTACACCAACTCCGGATAAAAAGATTGTTATTTTCGATATAAAAAATAAATATGGTCTAAATCCGAATCAAAATTACAAGTTCACCGATGATAGTTTGTTATACTGTACCGTTATTGCGGATGAGGTTAGCGGCAATTTTTTCAAGGAGTTATTTGTAAAGGATGGTGCAGGTGCTATTCGCATAAAATTAACAAGTAATACAAATTTAATTATTGGCGATAGTATAAAAATAAATTTAAAGGGAGCTTATTTGAATGACGAGTTTGATCTGATACAATTAGACTCAGTTAACCCGGCCACTATGATTACCAAAATTGCAAGTGGAAAATTTGTACAACCGGAGGTAATGACAATTGTTGATTTAATATCCAATTCAAATCCGGTTTATAATTCGCAATCGAGATTGGTAAGAATTGAGAACGTGGAATTCGTGAACTTAAGCTTTCCAACTTTTGCCGATCCGGTATTATTTACGGCTAAAAATCACAGCATACAAGCTTGCGGCTCTTTCCCAAAATTAGCCGTTCGAACAAGTGGATATGCAAATTTTGCAGGAACAACACCACCAACCGGAAACGGAAGCATGATAGCTATTGTTAGTCAATTTGGAAGTGAAGTTCAATTAAGGATTCGGAAACTCTCAGAGGTTTCTATGACCGGAACCTTATGTAATACAGTATATCTTAGCAAAAATTTTGAAGACCTTTCACTTACTTCAGGTGGCTGGACACAGCAGGCCGTTTCGGGTTCCGTTCCTTGGAAAACCGGCACATTTAATTCATTAAATTTTGCTTCATGTAACAATTATTCAGCCGGCGTTAATTCGGCTTGCGAAAGTTGGTTAATTTCACCGGCAATTAATTTATCAGCTTCTTCAAGCCCAAATTTATACTTTCAAAACGCCTGTAAATTTAATGGGCCGGCAGTTGAGGTTTACGTTTCTACAAACTATAATACCGGTTTGCCTAATACAGCAAGTTGGACGCAGGTTTTCCCAACTTTATCAACCGGTAATTTTGTTTATGTAAATTCCGGTTCTATTTCATTAAGTGCATATAAAACTACAAACACACGTATAGGTTTTAAATATATTGGTTCTAATGTTGATGGTCGCGAATGGCAGATAGATGACATTACGGTTAAAGAGAATTAA